The following proteins are co-located in the Desulfatitalea tepidiphila genome:
- a CDS encoding ArsR/SmtB family transcription factor: MLQFMNLTKALSDENRVRILMALHARGELCVCHLNELFTLAPSTVSKHLFLLKNARLLVARKDGRWMYYRLNNGEDAPGFVVAALDWILKTISDDPVVQADRERLEKILSAPMPAACARH; this comes from the coding sequence ATGCTTCAATTCATGAATCTCACCAAGGCCCTGTCCGACGAAAACCGGGTGCGGATTCTCATGGCGCTGCATGCCAGGGGGGAGCTTTGTGTCTGTCATTTGAACGAACTGTTCACCCTGGCGCCTTCGACAGTTTCGAAGCATCTTTTCTTGTTGAAGAATGCCCGGTTGCTGGTGGCGCGCAAGGATGGTCGCTGGATGTACTACCGACTCAACAACGGCGAAGATGCTCCCGGGTTTGTCGTGGCAGCGCTGGACTGGATCCTGAAAACCATCTCGGATGATCCGGTGGTCCAAGCGGATAGAGAGCGCCTGGAGAAGATTTTGTCGGCACCGATGCCCGCCGCGTGCGCGCGTCATTGA